One genomic window of Bacilli bacterium includes the following:
- a CDS encoding IclR family transcriptional regulator, protein MEEQKLTVRAVERALDILLAFTESPELGLTEIAGKVSLHKSTVHRLLASLEGKGFIKRNPDSEKYRLGYRIWELAANLHHADDPAVLLLPEMERLRDELGETITLYVREGNERIRIQAVQSKQAIRRVAQVGARLPLYVGASSKVLLAFAEQESIEAIMNSPDWPESIDKRKYLQQLAEIRQHGLATSVEEREVGAAAASAPIFNRQKKLFAALSVSGPSNRWTLEKMRGCAQIIIDAANRMGNLIR, encoded by the coding sequence TTGGAAGAACAAAAATTGACTGTTCGCGCTGTGGAACGCGCTCTTGACATTTTATTGGCATTTACGGAATCGCCGGAATTGGGTCTCACGGAAATTGCCGGCAAAGTTTCGCTGCATAAAAGCACCGTGCATCGTTTATTGGCGTCATTGGAAGGCAAAGGATTTATCAAGCGCAACCCCGATTCGGAAAAATACCGGCTGGGATACCGCATTTGGGAACTTGCGGCCAATCTTCACCATGCGGACGATCCTGCCGTTTTGCTGCTGCCGGAAATGGAAAGGCTGCGCGACGAATTGGGAGAAACGATTACGCTGTATGTGCGGGAAGGAAATGAACGTATCCGTATTCAAGCCGTTCAGAGCAAACAAGCGATCAGGAGGGTGGCCCAAGTCGGCGCCAGGCTGCCGTTATATGTAGGGGCATCCAGCAAAGTGTTACTGGCTTTCGCCGAACAGGAAAGCATCGAAGCCATCATGAATAGCCCGGATTGGCCGGAGAGCATAGACAAGCGCAAATATTTGCAGCAATTGGCCGAAATTCGCCAACATGGGCTGGCAACCAGCGTTGAGGAACGTGAAGTTGGCGCTGCCGCCGCTTCCGCTCCGATCTTCAACAGGCAAAAAAAGCTGTTTGCGGCATTATCCGTATCCGGGCCTTCCAACAGATGGACACTTGAGAAAATGAGGGGGTGTGCGCAAATAATCATTGATGCTGCCAACAGAATGGGTAATTTAATTCGATAA
- a CDS encoding histidine kinase N-terminal 7TM domain-containing protein has translation MGEIELDFGIFLFLLFVMICFIAASSMNPLHKVYLWFHVCMMLWPLSQFTLALMDNPFVQSIYVKLAFAGLSLTGYGWLLFSLFFTKRLNSMKKQHIAVLGIPAVVAGVVAVANPGEWFMKPVDGFYQIRDYGPLFWVFVAVALGYAVASASLLTTSLRRPEGKAIQKQAALFLSGLLLLVIFAIADVVLNVLYAGDRLVVPGMLSIGIMLSVLCFMLAIMRYNAFGVVSIARENVVRHMPAGVIVLDRHDLVIDLNDSAKRFGYAQKDRFFDLPGYLKDADDLHPSYVERFTTEKTRLLQFEVKLRNDGMRHVAFRITPIYNSRNDWIGRIILMNDVTKLRTLLEKTHKQNITLHLRNDELLKMQKELIEANEKLKRLAVTDELPGT, from the coding sequence ATGGGCGAAATTGAGCTCGACTTTGGTATTTTTCTTTTTTTGCTGTTCGTCATGATATGCTTCATTGCGGCTAGCAGCATGAACCCGTTGCACAAAGTTTATTTGTGGTTTCATGTTTGCATGATGCTGTGGCCGCTCAGCCAGTTTACACTGGCGTTAATGGATAATCCGTTTGTGCAGTCCATTTATGTAAAATTGGCGTTTGCGGGGTTATCCCTGACCGGATACGGTTGGTTATTGTTTTCTTTATTTTTTACTAAACGTTTAAATTCAATGAAAAAACAACATATCGCCGTTTTGGGGATTCCCGCGGTCGTTGCGGGTGTTGTCGCCGTCGCCAATCCCGGGGAATGGTTTATGAAACCGGTAGACGGCTTTTATCAAATTCGGGATTACGGGCCGCTGTTCTGGGTGTTTGTCGCGGTGGCTCTCGGGTACGCCGTCGCTTCCGCTTCGCTGTTAACGACTTCATTGCGCAGGCCTGAAGGAAAAGCAATTCAAAAACAGGCCGCATTATTTTTATCCGGGTTGCTTCTGTTGGTTATTTTTGCCATTGCCGACGTCGTCTTGAATGTATTGTACGCCGGTGATCGTTTGGTTGTTCCCGGCATGCTGTCGATCGGGATCATGCTTTCCGTACTCTGCTTCATGCTGGCGATTATGCGGTATAACGCGTTCGGCGTCGTTTCGATCGCCAGGGAAAACGTCGTTCGGCATATGCCGGCCGGCGTAATCGTCCTGGATCGGCATGATCTGGTCATTGATCTGAATGATAGCGCAAAACGTTTCGGCTATGCCCAAAAGGACCGCTTTTTCGATTTGCCGGGGTACTTGAAGGACGCGGACGACCTCCATCCATCTTACGTCGAACGATTTACCACGGAAAAAACGCGATTACTGCAATTTGAAGTGAAACTGCGAAATGATGGAATGCGCCATGTGGCGTTTCGCATTACTCCCATCTATAACTCCAGAAATGATTGGATCGGCCGCATTATTTTAATGAACGACGTCACCAAACTGCGAACCCTTTTGGAAAAAACCCACAAGCAAAATATAACGCTGCACTTGCGCAACGATGAGCTGCTTAAAATGCAAAAGGAACTGATCGAGGCGAACGAAAAGCTGAAACGTTTGGCGGTGACGGACGAACTGCCGGGCACTTGA
- the acnA gene encoding aconitate hydratase AcnA, translating to MPNSDYKQAKTTLTVGGKTFAYYDVEKFARLRNGTTAHFPFSIKVLLESAIRQFDGHAITDDHVQLLVDWAKSKEHTKEIPFIPARIVLQDFTGVPAVVDLAAMRAVINRFGKDPKRINPLVPVDLVIDHSVMVDTFGTEDALETNMALEFQRNGERYRFLRWAQTAFDNFRVVPPGTGIVHQVNLEYLATVATPKQIGDETIVYPDSLIGTDSHTTMINGLGVVGWGVGGIEAEAGMLGQPLYFVMPQVVGFKLTGSLPEGATATDLALTVTELLRKKGVVGKFVEFYGPGLSNISLADRATVANMSPEYGATIGYFPVDAETLNYLRATGRSEEQVALVEAYYKAQGMFRTDSTPAPQFTDTVELDLSTVVPSLAGPKRPQDRIDLTNMKQAFNEIARRPIEKGGYGLSEEKINQVVDIRHANGQTSKMGTGAVTIAAITSCTNTSNPSVMLGAGIVAKKASERGLKVPGYVKTSLTPGSRVVTEYLEKAGLLESLEKIGFYVAGYGCATCIGNSGPLPEEVGKAVEDNNMTVAAVLSGNRNFEGRIHSQVKMNFLASPPLVVAYALAGTVNIDLSKEPIGLDKNGQPVYLKDIWPTSMEIQEAIREAVDPEMFRTKYQDVFRANPRWNELPVPEGQLYEWDKNSTYIQEPPFFDDLTPELADITEIKGAKTLALLGDSITTDHISPAGNIAAGGPAGKYLLERNVKRSEFNSFGSRRGNHEVMMRGTFANIRIRNQIAPGTEGGVTTYFPTGEVMPIYDASMKYQEQKTPLVVIAGKEYGTGSSRDWAAKGTYLLGVKAVIAESFERIHRSNLVGMGVLPLQFADGQSYSSLGITGRETFDILGLNNDIKPGQTIKVKATREDGSTFEFAAIVRLDSVVDVEYYRNGGILQTVLRQIMKD from the coding sequence ATGCCAAACAGCGACTATAAGCAAGCCAAAACGACATTGACAGTTGGCGGCAAAACGTTTGCTTATTACGATGTGGAGAAATTTGCCCGGCTGCGAAACGGCACGACGGCCCATTTTCCTTTCTCCATCAAAGTGCTGCTGGAGTCTGCCATCCGCCAGTTTGACGGACACGCCATTACTGATGACCACGTTCAATTACTTGTGGATTGGGCAAAAAGCAAAGAACATACCAAAGAAATTCCCTTTATCCCCGCCCGCATCGTGCTGCAAGACTTTACAGGCGTGCCGGCCGTCGTCGATCTTGCCGCCATGCGCGCCGTTATCAATCGGTTCGGCAAAGATCCGAAACGCATCAACCCGCTTGTTCCCGTCGATCTGGTCATTGACCACTCCGTCATGGTCGACACCTTCGGCACGGAGGACGCGCTGGAAACCAACATGGCTTTGGAATTCCAACGCAACGGGGAAAGATACCGGTTTTTGCGCTGGGCGCAAACCGCTTTTGACAATTTCCGCGTAGTGCCGCCCGGAACGGGCATTGTTCACCAGGTTAACCTTGAATATCTGGCCACGGTGGCCACGCCCAAACAAATCGGCGACGAGACGATCGTATACCCGGATTCCCTTATCGGCACAGACTCCCACACCACCATGATCAACGGCCTGGGCGTCGTCGGCTGGGGCGTCGGCGGAATTGAAGCGGAAGCCGGCATGCTGGGCCAGCCGCTCTATTTCGTGATGCCGCAAGTGGTAGGCTTCAAGCTGACCGGCAGTCTCCCCGAGGGCGCGACCGCAACAGACCTTGCGCTTACCGTAACGGAACTGCTGCGGAAAAAAGGCGTTGTCGGCAAGTTTGTCGAATTCTACGGGCCCGGCTTAAGCAACATCAGCTTGGCAGACCGTGCCACAGTCGCCAATATGTCTCCCGAATACGGCGCAACGATCGGCTATTTCCCTGTCGACGCGGAAACACTCAACTACTTGCGCGCTACCGGGCGCAGCGAAGAGCAGGTCGCGCTTGTCGAAGCTTACTACAAAGCGCAGGGCATGTTCCGCACCGACAGCACGCCGGCGCCGCAATTTACGGATACGGTGGAACTGGATTTGTCCACGGTCGTTCCCAGCTTGGCGGGCCCGAAACGTCCGCAGGATCGCATCGACCTGACCAATATGAAGCAAGCGTTTAACGAAATTGCCCGCAGGCCGATCGAAAAAGGCGGGTACGGACTTTCCGAAGAGAAAATCAATCAGGTCGTCGACATCCGGCATGCCAACGGCCAGACATCCAAAATGGGCACCGGCGCGGTGACGATTGCCGCGATCACCAGCTGCACGAACACTTCCAACCCAAGCGTTATGCTTGGCGCCGGCATTGTGGCGAAAAAGGCGTCCGAACGGGGGCTGAAAGTTCCGGGCTATGTAAAAACCAGCTTGACGCCCGGCTCCCGGGTAGTGACAGAATACCTGGAAAAAGCGGGCCTTCTCGAATCTTTGGAAAAGATCGGCTTTTACGTAGCCGGCTACGGATGCGCTACTTGTATCGGCAACAGCGGCCCGCTGCCTGAGGAAGTCGGCAAAGCCGTAGAAGACAACAACATGACCGTAGCCGCCGTCTTGAGCGGAAACCGCAACTTTGAAGGCCGCATTCACTCCCAGGTTAAAATGAACTTCCTTGCTTCGCCGCCGCTTGTGGTTGCGTATGCCCTGGCAGGCACCGTCAATATCGATTTGTCCAAGGAACCGATCGGTCTTGACAAAAACGGCCAGCCTGTTTATCTGAAAGACATTTGGCCTACATCAATGGAAATTCAGGAAGCGATTCGGGAAGCGGTCGATCCGGAAATGTTCCGCACCAAGTACCAGGACGTCTTCCGCGCAAACCCGCGCTGGAATGAACTGCCCGTGCCGGAAGGGCAACTGTACGAATGGGATAAGAACTCCACATACATTCAGGAACCGCCGTTCTTTGACGACCTGACACCCGAATTGGCGGACATTACGGAAATCAAAGGCGCAAAAACGCTTGCGCTGCTGGGCGACTCCATCACGACCGACCATATTTCGCCCGCAGGCAATATTGCGGCCGGCGGGCCGGCAGGCAAATATTTGCTGGAGCGCAACGTAAAAAGATCGGAATTCAACTCGTTCGGCTCCCGTCGCGGCAACCACGAAGTGATGATGCGCGGAACTTTCGCCAACATCCGCATCCGCAACCAAATCGCTCCCGGCACCGAAGGCGGCGTCACCACCTATTTCCCGACCGGCGAAGTGATGCCGATCTACGACGCCAGCATGAAATATCAAGAGCAAAAAACGCCGCTTGTGGTCATTGCCGGCAAAGAATACGGCACCGGCAGCTCGCGCGACTGGGCGGCCAAAGGCACCTACTTGCTCGGAGTGAAAGCCGTAATCGCGGAAAGCTTTGAACGCATTCACCGCAGCAACCTGGTCGGCATGGGCGTATTGCCGTTGCAATTTGCCGATGGCCAAAGCTATAGCTCGCTCGGCATTACCGGCAGAGAGACATTTGACATTCTCGGTCTTAACAACGATATAAAACCGGGCCAGACGATCAAGGTCAAAGCGACGCGCGAGGACGGATCAACCTTTGAGTTTGCCGCAATCGTCCGCCTCGACAGCGTGGTCGATGTCGAATACTACCGCAACGGCGGTATTTTGCAGACCGTTTTACGGCAAATTATGAAAGACTGA
- a CDS encoding amidase domain-containing protein: MDGTWKSLLYQYVEQHNRMEADYSIDPLLPFLTDDRYIAMQNRRLARIKEAHMARRFRPATWETRCKLKHVSGGASQVEVYLELTKAFVYDAYTEYRVETEKIRIAENGAKWRIVSVSADMSERRQLHMPERPNGAIERQNDREEGGKQKSVSVPYLNQSVFAGGRMKSYDRQKAKWYADRWWNGRNPDFADMEVDCSNFISQCLFAGGAPMNYTGTRDTGWWYKGRVGGRELWSYSWSVAHQLQRYLSVSRSGLRAQIVHSPYDLDIGDLIAYDWDGDSRFQHSVIVTSFAPDGAPLVNAHTVNSFHRYWDYRDSYAWTERTMYKFFRISDVF, from the coding sequence ATGGATGGGACCTGGAAGTCACTTTTATACCAATATGTTGAACAACACAATCGGATGGAAGCGGATTATTCCATTGACCCGCTATTGCCGTTTTTAACCGACGACCGGTATATCGCCATGCAAAACAGAAGGCTTGCGCGCATAAAGGAAGCGCATATGGCGCGGCGCTTTCGCCCGGCCACGTGGGAGACCAGATGCAAGCTCAAGCATGTTTCCGGCGGCGCTTCGCAGGTGGAGGTTTATCTGGAGCTTACGAAAGCTTTTGTTTATGATGCATATACGGAATATCGCGTGGAAACGGAAAAAATCAGGATTGCGGAAAACGGTGCGAAATGGCGCATCGTTTCGGTATCCGCCGACATGTCGGAGCGCAGGCAATTGCATATGCCGGAACGCCCGAATGGCGCAATCGAGCGGCAGAACGACCGGGAAGAAGGCGGCAAACAAAAGTCGGTTTCCGTTCCCTATTTAAACCAATCTGTGTTCGCTGGCGGGCGGATGAAATCATATGACCGGCAAAAGGCCAAATGGTACGCCGACAGGTGGTGGAACGGCCGCAACCCGGATTTTGCCGATATGGAAGTGGACTGTTCGAATTTTATCTCCCAGTGTCTCTTTGCAGGAGGCGCTCCGATGAACTATACTGGAACAAGAGACACGGGCTGGTGGTATAAAGGCAGGGTTGGCGGGCGGGAATTGTGGAGTTACAGTTGGTCCGTAGCCCATCAGCTGCAGCGTTACTTGAGCGTAAGCCGCTCCGGCTTGCGGGCGCAAATCGTCCATTCCCCGTACGATTTGGATATCGGCGATTTAATTGCCTACGACTGGGATGGAGATTCCCGGTTCCAGCATTCGGTTATCGTCACTTCATTTGCACCGGATGGCGCGCCGCTTGTCAACGCCCATACCGTTAACAGCTTTCATCGCTATTGGGATTATCGCGATTCGTATGCCTGGACAGAACGGACGATGTACAAGTTTTTTCGAATTTCCGACGTTTTTTAA
- a CDS encoding D-alanine--D-alanine ligase has protein sequence MSGKIRVGVIYGGRSGEHDVSLATALSVINAFDRAKYEIVPLYITRTGEWNTGAQIEAPVNTKEELMLKPAAGRAKQAALPQIYLSGTGEDRAPAKTGSASGLSLDVVFPLLHGTYGEDGTVQGLLEMVGIPYVGAGVLASAVGMDKVAMKKIFAQEGLPQCLYRHFTRFQWEHNKDYYIMEIEVSLGYPCFVKPANLGSSVGISKAKNRAELLEAVATALRFDRKVIVEEAVDAREIEVGVLGNEDPKASVPGEIRPSSDFYDYKAKYIDGKSAIIIPAELTLEQTDTLRNLAVRAFRAIDGSGLSRVDFFLRKADGAFLINEINTMPGFTPFSMYPLLWKQSGISYPELIDELIRLALERYNDKQKIQYGFEV, from the coding sequence ATGAGCGGGAAAATTCGCGTAGGCGTTATTTACGGCGGGAGGTCGGGTGAACATGATGTCTCGCTGGCAACGGCGCTTTCCGTCATCAATGCATTTGATCGGGCAAAATATGAAATCGTGCCGCTGTATATTACGCGAACCGGCGAATGGAACACAGGCGCGCAGATTGAAGCCCCGGTTAACACGAAGGAAGAATTGATGCTTAAGCCTGCCGCCGGGCGCGCAAAGCAAGCGGCTTTGCCGCAAATATACCTCTCCGGTACGGGAGAAGACAGAGCGCCAGCTAAAACCGGCAGCGCGTCGGGGCTTAGCCTCGATGTTGTGTTTCCGCTGTTGCACGGCACTTACGGCGAAGACGGCACGGTGCAGGGGCTGCTTGAAATGGTCGGCATTCCGTATGTCGGCGCGGGAGTGCTGGCATCCGCCGTGGGCATGGACAAAGTGGCAATGAAAAAAATCTTTGCCCAGGAAGGCCTGCCGCAATGCCTGTATCGGCATTTTACCCGATTCCAGTGGGAACATAACAAAGATTACTATATAATGGAGATTGAGGTGTCTTTAGGCTACCCGTGCTTTGTCAAACCGGCAAATCTGGGTTCCAGCGTAGGCATTTCCAAGGCGAAAAATCGCGCCGAATTGCTGGAAGCGGTGGCGACGGCGCTTCGCTTCGACCGCAAAGTTATCGTCGAGGAAGCTGTTGACGCCCGCGAAATCGAAGTCGGCGTTTTGGGCAACGAAGATCCGAAAGCTTCCGTGCCGGGTGAAATCAGGCCATCCAGCGATTTTTACGACTACAAGGCCAAGTATATCGACGGAAAATCGGCGATTATCATTCCGGCCGAGCTTACCCTTGAACAGACGGATACACTCCGCAATTTGGCGGTGCGCGCTTTTCGGGCAATTGACGGTTCCGGCTTGTCCCGCGTGGATTTCTTTCTGCGCAAAGCCGACGGAGCATTCCTGATTAACGAGATCAATACGATGCCCGGATTTACTCCCTTCAGCATGTATCCGCTGTTGTGGAAACAATCGGGAATTTCTTATCCGGAGCTGATCGACGAGTTGATTCGGCTGGCGTTGGAACGGTACAATGATAAACAGAAAATCCAATATGGATTCGAAGTTTAA
- a CDS encoding inositol monophosphatase family protein: MKETEKLEIECEKSFTAAAVSTASKAGQWIKSRMGGFLSLQTKRSSRDLVTEIDKGAEAMIRKLLLTYYPDHAIWGEEGADIGAGRVVRTAREAKECQYVWIVDPIDGTTNFVHGFPFFSVSIALSRYGQIIAGVVYDPNRDEMFVAEKGQGAYVGGKRISVAKTAKLSESLLATGFPADTERDLPLNVRDIQMLTPKVRSIRTAGSAALQLAYVAAGRLSGFWERGLHAWDVAAGVLLVSEAGGNTSDISGAPYDLAVGDIVATNGRIHQELIRELPSAGSPA; this comes from the coding sequence ATGAAAGAAACGGAAAAATTGGAAATAGAATGCGAGAAAAGTTTTACGGCAGCCGCGGTCAGCACGGCGTCCAAGGCGGGACAGTGGATCAAAAGCAGAATGGGCGGCTTTCTTTCGCTGCAAACGAAAAGGTCGAGCCGCGATTTGGTGACGGAAATTGACAAAGGCGCGGAAGCGATGATCCGCAAATTGCTCTTGACCTATTATCCGGATCATGCGATATGGGGAGAAGAAGGGGCGGATATCGGCGCGGGGCGCGTTGTGCGGACCGCCCGGGAGGCAAAGGAATGCCAATACGTATGGATTGTCGACCCGATCGACGGCACGACCAATTTCGTGCACGGCTTTCCCTTTTTCTCCGTGTCCATCGCCCTTTCGCGATACGGGCAAATCATTGCGGGGGTTGTGTATGATCCGAACCGCGATGAAATGTTTGTTGCCGAAAAAGGACAGGGGGCATATGTCGGCGGGAAAAGGATATCGGTCGCCAAAACGGCAAAATTGTCCGAGAGCCTGTTGGCGACCGGCTTTCCGGCGGATACGGAGCGCGACTTGCCGCTAAACGTGCGGGATATCCAAATGTTAACCCCGAAAGTCCGCAGTATTCGGACGGCGGGCTCCGCCGCCCTGCAACTGGCATATGTTGCGGCGGGCAGGCTGAGCGGCTTTTGGGAGCGGGGGTTGCACGCCTGGGATGTGGCTGCCGGCGTGTTGCTGGTCAGCGAAGCGGGCGGCAACACAAGCGATATTTCCGGCGCCCCGTATGATTTGGCAGTTGGCGACATTGTGGCCACCAACGGCCGGATTCATCAGGAGTTGATTCGGGAATTGCCATCGGCCGGGAGCCCGGCTTAA